aggaaggcatcaatcacataggggaaatatacccattttaatcacactaagccgttcgaccaattctcatcacttttgcagttttccgctattaaatcaacatttttggaAACGTCAATAATggaaagttgcttgctcacgtttatttgagctatttgttactttgaaattaaacctaaaaaaatgtGCACAAATGTGAACctgcaaaaaaatcatcagaaactgataaaaaatcaccagttcgtggtgtaatattacacttttttaaactaaatctATTACCCTTCTCTGATGACTATTACCATTTATCTGTGTACCCTCTCCTAAGTTTTTGTTTCCAGAGCTGCGGGTAAGGTATGCTTTTTTGAACGGCATCGATTCCGAATTTTCAAACTTTAGGTCATTATCAgcctattttatattttttgccagccagaattttttgaaatatcaggGGCAAaactaaattatgtttaaattacGGCTATTTTATTGTAAAAGAAGCGAAAATTTAACCTTCCtggaatatataaaaaaaaacttaaagtttTAAGGTGTTTTTTGACCCCAgaattaaagataaaaaaatcattttgcaaccgatttttgttttttttggacgcaaatgaaagataTAAAATCCATGCGCTTTGGAACCAGTAGAAAGCCGTATTTGACCACTCCGGAACAGGTTCCGGGTACCAAGGAAGAGATCAAATTGTCATCTAGGTATAAAACAATCGTGCGgcaaaacggaatcgacgtaacaccttataatgtgccACACGCAAAATTCAAATGCATCATTTTTAATTCTGGGGTCAAATAGAAcccattttttgttaaaacaccTTAAACGTAATTATTTTAGCGCCCATCCAAGAGGGCGCTGAAGGTTACTTCCagttgcaaaatgtttattttaaaaagtctggaaaaatcATCATTATTTTTCTAGTCTATGAGTTTTGAAGTCACAGCAAAGCCATCTGGGTCTAAAAAAGACCCTAAcatcttaagagcgagtccacgaacagggcatacccctttgtatgggacgtcgtttggatctcaccaatctgcctgaaattttcaggggttgtttgtacatataaaactagcatctggccaaaatatgagcactctaggtcaacgggaagtggggcaaatcgggacacaaagtttgaaggttcaaaaacgtcaaaaatcttaaaaatgctataactttggcaaaattcaatataatttcaaaattcaaaatgcatctgaaagggcttaaaaaatgcaacaaaatgcagggtagagcatcccgattggttaaatctaaagggagttattggcattttagtgaaaaaatagcataattttcaaactcaaataaaaaagtgttccatccagatatcaactcggttcgacctgcagcttgtaggggacatctgggactaccatctgagactaagaacgctttgggtaaggcagtttaacatattaaatagacacttttactttttgtgaattttttggttgtacatttttgctcgggggaccccttagatcccattttctggtgataattttatcatattcgtgttcctgagacaatttcacaatagaaacatgcatcaaaatgtttattttcgtttgttttaaacctttaaaaaatgaaagttaataaaaatcttcgattcacatttattgaaaatcaagttcgtttccaaggatactagatgacaccagaaaaaaagcagcttcttaatttttttaactttcattttttaaagggttaaaatagatgaaaataaacattttgatgcatgtttctattgtgaaattgtctcaggaacacgaatatgataaaattatcaccagaaaatgggatctaaggggtcccccgagcaaaaatgtacaaccaaaaaattcacaaaaagtaaaagtgtctatttaatatgttaaactgccttacccaaagcgttcttagtctcagatggtagtcccagatgtcccctacaagctgcaggtcgaaccgagttgatatctggatggaacacttttttatttgagtttgaaaattatgctattttttcactaaaatgccaataactccctttagatttaaccaatcgggatgctctaccctgcattttgttgcattttttaagccctttcagatgcattttgaattttgaaattatattgaattttgccaaagttatagcatttttaagatttttgacgtttttgaaccttcaaactttgtgtcccgatttgccccacttcccgttgacctagagtgctcatattttggccagatgctagttttatatgtacaaacaacccctgaaaatttcaggcagattggtgaggtcgatgcgagatgggtatgctttgctcgtggactcgctcttaagcagGTTAAAATGTCAGCCCTTATTAAAAGCCGAAATCCCTATTTTGAACATATAATTCAAGCAAATCCTAAACTTGCCAAAACatattcttcattcttcatgattgaaaataaaataaatcgttATTCTAAAGctaatttcaccaaaaaaattcataacaattttcatcaCTAATGATCGTTTGTAAATTCATAAAAACTCGTTTAACCATTAGTTTGGCATAACAAAGATATTTTAAGGTTGAGGGAGTGATCCATCGACTATTCTCAGTCTCGCTAGTTCATTAATGTAAAAATCATGTAAGCGAATCCGTAAAACTTATGATATCGAAATTCGTTAAAATAAAATCACGATACGAAGCACatgtttacaaaattgacaacattgtatccaatttctaaaaaaatatcattgatTACGAAAACAACAAACGTTTTCAAATTCGTCAACATGGAAATTAGGAGGAGGATTATTCTTATGAAATTCAACCCGTACCAGTACCACAGAGTAATTACCactgcctcttgatttttggttcaactttgtggtacatcgcacgcctgctaccagcaaaccttatggagccaaaaaatgaaatgaattttcttcggactGGTCACTCTGGGTTACTCTGCGCCAGTACCATGATCATTTTCAAACCACACCCTACCTGTAATCCCGTACACGTTATCGATCCACCCTGGGAACGGCTCCCGCAGCGCCCCCGTCACGATGGACGGCCGCACGATGCAGATGGGCAGCTGGTTGCTGTACTCCGACACCAGCTGCTCCGCGATGGACTTGGTCAACGTGTACGTGTTCGGGTGCGTTCCCTGCAGCTTGCCGGACAGCGCGTTGATCACATCCCCCGGCAGGATGTTGACGCACTGGATGAACGACTCGGCGTTCATCGTCGGCTGGTAGACCACCTCGTCGACGACCTTCCTGTTCGGATTGCTGTAGGCGGTCGAGACGTGGACTACGCTCTGGAATATAAGGGGGTGAGGTGAGTTGGTGATCATACCGGGTAGAAGGTGTAGCTTACCTGCAAGTGGAACATCTTGACGCACAACTCCAGAATCTGCTGCGTCCCGATGGCGTTCAGCACGGCAGCCTCCTTCAGTCCCTCGTTGAACCGAACCGTTGCGGCCACGTGGAACACGATGTTCACGTTCTCCACCAGCAGCTGGCGATCCTTCTCGGACAGTCCCAATAGCGGTAACGTAATGTCACCACCAATGCAAACCATCTTGTCCAGCACAAAGGGCATCTTCACCCTCAGCCGATCAAACACCGGATGCTTCACAAACTCCCGATAGCGCTGCTCACTGGTCAAACCCCGCTTCGGGCGGAGCAGCACGTAGATGTTCCTGACGCCATCGCAACTCCTCAGCAGCTTCTCGATCAGAACCTTGCCCAAAAAGCCCGTTCCACCGGTCACAAAAATGCTCTTCCCATCGTAAAACGGACGGATCTCGTACGGTGGTTGTCCCTCGTCCTCGACGTCCAGAGCAGTCTTCCCGCGAACCTCAcaattgctgttgttgttgggaTCTTCCAAACCGCTGAGTTTCTTGACCGGCGCCACAGCTTCCACGCCGTCACCTTCCGGACCAACGGAAGATTTCAACGACGCAAAGCGCTGGGCGATGCTCTCCACCTGGGACATTATCGGAAGATCCATCGCGAGCGGAGCGTTATGAAGCGGAGCGTTATGAAGCGGTTCGTTAGGTTTGATCTAGGTGAGTTTGCCGGCGGTTCTGTTCGACTGCGTGCGTGATGAAACGTGATGGAAACGTTGATGATGGTCCAGATCAGAATTGATGGGTTGGCATTTGGGTGCGGAAGTGATGCTGTTGATGAGAtacaattcaattatttttttaattttaagtccAATGTAACCAACAAAGCATTAAATATCAATTGCAAAAAGTCGAATAATGATTGCtttagtttttaaatacttCAGTATATCAGCAACTAGTCCAGGGTTTTCAATATAAATTCtaatttaacggtacacatcaaccaaagcttttgcacccagatttctgctacagacattttagtatctacaataacgtcatgattcgaattcccggacgcttcgaaacccggacacctcatcttgttttatcaattatttggatataaattcgcattatgaatgtcaaaactgtgttatttgatgaattctaacatcaactctcatttaaagtttgtttgaacgctgtagttaatgtcaaaacaattaaataaaataaaattataagattaccaaaaattcgaaacatttcacgtgaaatatttcataggagtccgaagcaccgggaaggcaaagcagaaatttatggttttgatttccttaaattctagcaaatttttatagaaaatatcgattgttttgatgttaacagcttatttgagacctaaagaatgccattcactaatatttcagtccaaatttgtgcgattcattagcaaaaacgagtgtacggaattcgaagcaaaagtgtccggatttcgaatcagcttttatcagtgtccgggattcgaagcacaacaaggcattttaatttgcaaattctgatggaaaattgttagaaaagacatattttgcatgcattctattaaaactgactgtttatactacatcctgatgatatttcttcatttccaacttattacatgattttttgtcagctataacgaaaatgatgtgctactaagtgtccggatttcgaatcatgacgttactacgggaactatcgatataattttttattcatcccctaaattactgtcttcgtagttatttacaacatagtttgaccattttttcaatcagattcttgcaggattgggtccgtaagtttgacaattttggaataagaagacaacaacttccttggttgctgtgcacccttaaaggaTTTTCAGGAGTTATTAGAGTAAGCTACGCACCTAATGACAGTCATTCTGTCACCGGTGACCATTGAATATTTCAGATTTGGCTTCAAAACGTGTTACTAGAATTGACCTAAATCCGCTTGTATCTTGAGCAACAGGAAATTACTCTGAAAAAATGAAGTGCGTACCTTTGCCCCGTCAATTTAATCAAGTCCTGTTTTGCAccataaaaaattgattttaaattaacgttctactcaactattGGGGCAAAGCAAACAACCCGTTGGGACAAgaagaacaatgcatgaaacagcacgttaattttctaacaattgaactgttatcacttagacagtcagtattcccagtgagcagatttactctttgaagggatctgacttgtcgagccagacaggaatcgaacccatcactagggctagtgatttttcgtgatttcacggaagccgcgtaatccgtgaaattcgcCCTTGACCGTGAAATCTGGTCAATACCGAAAAATgccacaaaatttgaaaaaaacacttaaaaattgctccccagtgtttgaaaattagatttttaaattgaaactaATCACAAGACGAGCATTTTGGAAGCagttgataaaataaattaaaaaatattgtatggttaaTTTTGATCTAATTTTTTGAAGATAGTAATCATACAAAATCTTTATCAAAATGCTGATTTtcacatgtaaatttacagcgATGTGACCATTGATTGTAACTTACCaatgtgaaattcaataaaagaaaatgcaaaacttgtttagctattttatttatcaatctctgttgaatttagtaaaataatgataaacaagttttaaagtagttataaatgttttaatttatttcattattattcataccaaatgatgcaaaaactgttatagcTCTGCCTAAACttattcaaaataatcaaatattctTATTCTTCTTTTGGTGAATTAAGAATGGATTTTGTTTGGAGAGATTTtagcaaattattttgatatttaaattttaaagtcttACAGATGAAAACTAGACAACATTGAACTCATACAAAActttcaatgaatattttttgtcaagGAGCTGtaatttgctttttgaactattgtttattttcaaagtaacttttctttaaacaaattttaacaatttttaacaaatttttgcatttatttcaaGCAGATTGgcgagtaccgtgaaattgccgtgaaattccaatgttttgcaATTGACATGCCGCGAAATTTCATTTTcgagccgtgaaaaatcactagccctacccattcccttccgcttacaaggcgaaacccgtaacctctcGGCCACGGTACCTCGGCAACAACCCACAAGCGGTAcagttattgaaaattttgacgtttagaccacttttcaaaaaaacagttttagtaaatgatttttctatttttttaggagagacatacccgAGGACATACCATCctacatttttcgtgagtctttttgttacatcttaggctatttcctcaaaaaaattgaatgaaaaaaaatcgagacatcacttcaaaatttaacttttaaactaaacatcaaaaaatctcatgattCTGAGGTACTGCTatcggttcgattttcaatgttgaaaaatgatacttttgtgaaattttgtgatctttccaataaaactaatttcaatcaaagcaagctttttttaattttcctcaaTGTAAACGTtcagataaaattttaaaattttcgaaatatttttttaagtcccctaaagcaaaaaaaaataccgaaaattaaaaaaaatgtactttgggaattcaactttttaaGATAATGCtatataaaaaatcgtattttttccgtgcatcattttttttcgaaaaagtcctaatcataacaaGCTATTTTGCCGAAGGCATCAAATCGATCACAAATCCGTTTGGGAGCAATTCTTTAccaaatcggccaatttcgaccatttttattttttgtattctttttatttgtctcaaactttgtgggggcctcccctatgaccaaagaagctattttgtgtcattggttcacccatataagtctccatacaatttttggcagctgtccatacaaaaatggtaagtagatattcaaaaatctgtaacttttgagtgaattttctgatcaagaaAGACACcaattcgacaaagttgtaggtattgttgaggactattgcgaaaaaataggtacacgaaaaaaaatgccggTTTTTGAACCCTCTTctggccaattttttttttcgaagatttctatttttcccatgtttaggaggtcattttgagcaacttttgttctacgaaaaactttacttctcttgttttatgtttttcttgttccattgttagtattttagtttgcataacgtcatgattcgaattcccggacgcttcgaaacccggacacctcatcttgttttatcaattatttggatataaattcgcattatgaatgtcaaaactgtgttatttgatgaattctaacatcaactctcatttaaagtttgtttgaacgctgttgttaatgtcaaaacaattaaataaaataaaattataagattaccaaaaattcgaaacatttcacgtgaaatatttcataggagtccgaagcaccgggaaggcaaagcagaaatttatggttttgatttccttaaattctagcaaatttttatagaaaatatcgattgttttgatgttaacagcttatttgagacctaaagaatgccattcactaatatttcagtccaaatttgtgcgattcattagcaaaaacgagtgtccggaattcgaagcaaaagtgtccggatttcgaatcagcttttatcgggattcgaagcacaacaaggcattttaatttgcaaattctgatggaaaattgttagaaaagacatattttgcatgcattctattaaaactgactgtttatactacatcctgatgatatttcttcatttccaacttattacatgattttttgtcagctataacgaaaatgatgtgctactaagtgtccggatttcgaatcatgacgttatatcttgtttagttcatgtttgttttttgtagtatttggcttattctaccacctcctatcattacattttgcctatctattgtTTTGCGTataatgcgtagaggcatagtctgggacactacaaaaattacagcatacttctttttacttaaaatataggaaatgttagtaaaaaacacagccaaagatgACCcctaaacaaatttcatttttaaaaaacattgacaaagttacataaaacaagttaaacttccaacccttcaTCCCTTCTataggcggggttgggttgtagagggctaAATAACTTTTTATCCACGAAAACTcagtttcccaaaatacgtattttttgattttcgagatttatttatttgttttaggggaccaaaccccgaaacttttgagccatagagaagtatggttaaaaaatctgccgtagagttataattttttttaaaagtagtgatttctggaaaaaattgaaatcatacaatgtttttttttcaaaaaaatacataaattcagaaactgagtttttgtggaaaaaaaagttaataaaaaatacgccaatttgttttccgtgtacctatttatttctcaatagtcctcaacaatacctacaactttgccgaagacaccaccaaattgatcagaaaattcactcaaaagttacagatttttgaaaatctaagtaccatttttgtatggacagcaaccaaaattgtatggagacttatatgggtgaaccaatgacacaaaatagcttctttggtcatagggaaggcccccacaaagttggagccaaatgaaaaaatacaaataaaatccatttctgattttggtagagaattgttctCGGGACCATTTATAAACAACGtggacacatttttgaaaatcaaatacAAAGCAAAGTCGATTTGTTAAATCTCACCTTGATTATTTACTCAAGTTTTTTCTATTACCTCGGGGTTTTaggataaattttgaaaaatgcagaGATACTTAGATGAAAATCTGCATTTCTTTTACTAACTTCGGGAAAATTTTCAACTACAACTTggttaatttttcatttcatttatttcgttgtttaagcattacccgagcatgggtaaataacaagggaaatgcgtaataatacctttctctggtatcaataccaaattttggtattcctgggccctttaaaatttgtcttaaggattatgcaagagcaaaatgtggtatcataccaatttaaggtattgttttgatattgcaaaattgcagaatttgtcaatggtcgaacaccacattttggtattcttttggtattacagtattttatcaaattcctctgaaactatgggaaaattttgaccaattttcacaaaataattaattttgcgctaaagttatgtctcaaagcaaatgccttcattgaaaaccggaaatttcaaacttgatttcaaaaatttttgacataccccctaaagaaatgacttgaaatcgtggaaaattttctatgtcaggatgccacattttggtattaggggaactataccctttctcagcctgtttctattatcggcctatcagcactttgttcatgaattacagctttttaAAAGTGCTTTTGACTGTTCCAGAGTAATAagtagctcaaacaaaagtgagcaagcaactatccgttgttgatacatctgaaaatgttgatttaccagcagaaaacggcaaaagtgatgagaattggtcgaacggcttagagtgattaaaatgggcatatttcccctattttggtattgaaagttttcatcaaatacctctgaaactatggaatattttttttataaattttgacgagataattaatttttaattcactggaaacccaaaaatgttaaagctgatttacatatttttttttatttacccactaagattttttttgaaacccgatttaatcccacctggggtgagaaagagcctttcttactaaagaatataacaatggtagaacttctttcaattaataacatcgactttgtttatttataacgtcagcacaaaagaaagtcttatgatgaaagcaaagtattatgatgatattatgagtattatgaatgatatgatttccaaaagaaataaaaaacgcaattttcaccaaaataatatttttaatcgtacaatatgtttgtacgtttgtaatcaaacaagcgtttatgacaaacgcgatcatagcaagcttcacagaaaaaaaaagttgaattttggaatgttgaaaatttggtaggttgaatattacctctttttttgagtaatattacataaaaaatttgtaaaaatgtgaacctgatgaatattcatcaaaaactgatgaaaattcatcattttctggggtaaaattcatcatttttttagccacaaaatctgtcaccatttcctgatgaatattaccatcatttttttttttctgtgttcccaacaacgcacaccgcggttttggttttgacgtagacttacgtctttgtcgaaggtactggggtgtcattccaaaaaaaccgggccgaaggccctggattactgcgtcatccgtcaaacccttatatcttccttccctctaatcgaatcgacacgatttatgtgccattcgattcgaaaattattcagcaattttctataaaactttcattgttggcaaaatagtttaactattgaaacaattgaatgttttaaaatgttttcaaaatgcacagattttgcaagcaaaatgagcgcttcccactcacggacgggaatgtcaagtacctattttgaggggaaaatcatccgagcaacgcgaccgagtgtcggtcgcgaaaaaggaggggaagtagcagaccgaaatcatatataagaacgcgcgctcagcccattctatcattcacgtctcagacgtcggaccggcagcagcagcagcaggaaagctcagcccagagcagcggcagcaggagagaccagagcagccgcagcaggagagagggaccagaactggaaaagaagcgcgcatcgccttctcgacgtcaccgtcagccagttgcctctcgatggccggaccgtttggatctttcgtggttgccgtggttcggagttgcctcactccccgtccctcgtcccacccgggacgaggcatcaacgagatgaggcgcgcgcctgctgccttccgctgaagagcctctcgtgggtcaagccgtggttgtgaaacaacaactagctcgtcgcattcgcggcgagcgtttctgaaagaattgcgtcgtgtccaattccaaactgctgaaagagttgccctcatccctcgttccacccgggacgaggcagcgagctaatttgaatttaaatttcaggaacaaattttggtctgggggggcgacggaatgcacagctttctgaggctgctctcgcccccaacccctccccccattcggctcgctaaaattccttcgtctcttttgacgtagactattgacgtagactacgtctttgtcgaaggtactgggttgccattccaaaaaacccgggccgaaggccctggttaactgcgtcatccgtcaaacgcttatatcttccttccctctaatcgaatcgacacgatttatgttccattcgattcgaaaattattcagcaatttgctataaaactttcattgttggcaaaatagtttaactattgcaacaattcaatgttttaaaatgttttcaaaatgcagagattttgcaagcaaaatgagcgcttcccactcacggacgggaatgtcaagtacctattttgaggggaaaatcatccgagcaacgcgaccgagtgtcggtcgcgaaaaaggaggagaagtagcgggccgaaatcatttataagaacgcgcgccagagcccattccatcattcacgtctcagacgtcggaccggcagcagcagcagcaggagagagggaccagaactggaaaagaagtgcgcatcgccttctcgtcgtcaccgtcagccagttgcctctcgatggccggaccgtttggatcgtcccacccgggacgaggcagcaacaAGATGGGGCGCGCGCTTACTCCTTCTCGCCGAAAagttgcctctcgtgggtcaagccatGGTTGTGAAACTTCCAAATTCTAGTTGTTAAACTttccaactcttcggagttccCTCACttcccgtccctcgtcccacccggggcgAGGCAGCGCAATgaataattctagattaaattttcaaaacaacctatcc
This is a stretch of genomic DNA from Culex pipiens pallens isolate TS chromosome 1, TS_CPP_V2, whole genome shotgun sequence. It encodes these proteins:
- the LOC120429179 gene encoding putative fatty acyl-CoA reductase CG5065, with the protein product MDLPIMSQVESIAQRFASLKSSVGPEGDGVEAVAPVKKLSGLEDPNNNSNCEVRGKTALDVEDEGQPPYEIRPFYDGKSIFVTGGTGFLGKVLIEKLLRSCDGVRNIYVLLRPKRGLTSEQRYREFVKHPVFDRLRVKMPFVLDKMVCIGGDITLPLLGLSEKDRQLLVENVNIVFHVAATVRFNEGLKEAAVLNAIGTQQILELCVKMFHLQSVVHVSTAYSNPNRKVVDEVVYQPTMNAESFIQCVNILPGDVINALSGKLQGTHPNTYTLTKSIAEQLVSEYSNQLPICIVRPSIVTGALREPFPGWIDNVYGITGIMMEIGRGTISSIMCDQKCVMDVIPVDIVCNTLIAAAWENAMTISNPIRVYNCTSGSVNPIKWYKYGEITQKYAVKNPTKYVMLYPGFQYRTNRVVHKIVELFLHFLPAYFFDLILRAQGSKPIMAKIAKRFQKAADTGEFFAMHEWTFEVPNLKRLTRKVHGARDGAEFDMDMAGMSWDAYLEQYMLGIRKYVLKDDLDSMEQARSKLRKLYWIKRLLQVGVLFLLYQLCVKRWLF